GTGAAGTAAAAGGCTCTTTTAAGAATCATCACATTGTTCTAGAAAAGAGCTGTATACTGTGCACTACTTGGTCATTCTGGGTTCCCCTCAGCTTCACACCCTCAGCGGCGGCACTTCCCCAGACCCTGGCACACATTGGGAGGGGTGATTAGGGAGAGGCTCAGTTCCCCCTCCTgtcaaaagggaaggagaaagccccCAAGATCAcaaaagagggagagggaggggtatCCGACACCATAGATGCATCGCGAGCCCCCTGATACTGGCACACACAAGGGAGGTGAATGTGGGGCTGTCAGGCGCCCTGCCCCTCGTTCTAGTTCTGGATCCACATAGGTGCAGAGAGCACTGATGGAAACACAGCTCGGTGCTGTGCTCGCTTTATTGTTCACGCTGCAAAACTGGACCTAACAGGAAAGTGAGGCTttgcactggggaggggagagaacataGAGCCCTCTGAACATTGAAAGAGAGAGGATATCACACCCCTCTCTTCTCCCAGTCCCCCATCACTCACCCTCATGTCCCCTCTTCCCAGTGTCCCACCCCTCATCTCCTGACCCCCAACCCATCTCCTACCCACCCACCCTATTCGTCCCTTTCCCAATAACCTccctcccctcgctgccccccaAGCCCTACTCCCGCAATTCCCATCAGCTCTTCCACCCTCAtcatcctcctctcccagcaggtaagtgtattTCAAAAATTGTTTCATTACCATCTAAATATTCTGCGGTGCGCCAGGTGACATTTCCCTACAGTTAGAAACCCTCAGACAGAGCCAGGTGCCTCCTTATTCTTAGGTTCAGATTTCAGCTCAGGGTTTGATCTGAACTCAAAGTGCCCAGATGGCATGCGGGTTTGTCAGCCACTACTGGACATTCCCCCTTCAAGGACTCACAgcctgtgagccagaggtagctTTGAACCTGTTCATCCTCTCTCCATGCACGTGCCCACTGTAATCCAttcaggggctgctaacagggagtttcgcaagggagtttggaaggggagtgggaagggagtgggagcccctcgccagccctaaccccatCCCCGTGGGCCCCCCCTAAAACCCATAAACCAAACCACagtccaaaactactttccgtaaaccaccctttcactaactaggagacaatgcaggcagaagcccagcagcagagtgggggctatccagtttattgcactgactgttgcatgtatgattacctgccctgtgggcgggtggcgtatgtgtgcagccggtgcaaggagctcctggccctcagagaccatgtacgggctttggaggccagggtggcggaactggaggagctgagagaggcagagaggtatgttgatgaggctttccgggacactgtagaattgtcccacctccgcttagacagctcctgtgctgttgaggaggaagaagggcccagggaagtagagcagtcgatgggagcagagggaaaccttcccgtagttgggaccctccttccagatggtgctggggttgcctctcgcactgaggttgcctctccgggggagggaactccagtttctaggaaaaggcaggtgttagtaatgggagattcgattattagaaatgtagatagctgggtctgtgatgaccgggagaaccgtatggtgacttgcctgcctggttcgaaggttgcggatctctcgaggcatctagatagacttatgtgtagtgctggggaggagccggtggtcgtggtacatgtaggtaccaatgacatagggaagggtaggagagatgtcctggaagccaaatttaggctgctagggaagagactgaaatccaggacctctatggtggcattttcagaaatgctcccagttccacgcgcagggccaggtaggcaagcagagcttcagagtctcaatgcgtggatgagacgatggtgtagagaggaggggttcacgttcattaggaactggggaaacttctgggatgggaggagcctatacaggagagatgggctccacctaaaccaaagtggaaccagactgctggcactaaacattaaaaaggttgtagagcagtttttaaactaggagatgggggaaagccgactgctgcagaggagcgtgtggatcggacacagactcctcttaggggagagtctgatgatagagaatctccaggttatagtcgggagcagaggaatgagaagtataatgtaagggccggatcagatgataaacagtcacataaaaaagaaactggcacatcagaaaaaggcaggctaataaacagggacaagtttttaaagtgcttgtacacaaatgccagaagtctaaataataagatgggtgaactagagtgccttgtgataaaggaggatatagatataataggcatcacagaaacctggtggactgagagcaatcaatgggacacaatcattccggggtacaaaatatatcggaaggacaggacaggccgtgcagggggaggagtggcactatatgttaaagaaagtgtagattcaaatgaagaaaaatcttaagcaaatccacaggttccatagagtctctatggatagaaatttcatgctctagtaaaaatataacagtagagatctattatcgacctcctgaccaggacagtaatagtgatgatgaaatgctaagggaaattagagaggctatcaaaattaagaacccaataatagtgggggatttcaattatccccatattgactgggaacatttcacttcaggacgaaatgcagagataaaatttctcaatactttaaatgactgcttcatggagcagctggtacggaaacccacaaggggagaggcgactcttgatttaatcctgagtggagcgcaggagctggtccaagaggtaactacagcaggaccgcttggaaatagtgaccataatacaatagcattcaacatccctgtggtgggaagaacatctcaactgcccaacactgtggcctttaatttcaaaagggggaactatacaaaaatgagggggttagttagacaaaagttacaaggtacagtgactaaagtgaaatccctgcaagttgcgtgggccctttttaaagacaccataatagaggcacaacttcaatgtataccccaaattaagaaaaacagtaaaagaactaaaaaagggccaccgtggcttaacaaccatgtaaaagaagcagtgagagataaaaagacttcctttaaaaagtggaagtcaaatcctagtgaggcaaatagaaaggagcacaaacactgccaacttaagtgcaagagtgtaataagaaaagccaaagaggagtttgaagaacggctagccaaaaactccaaaggtaataacaaaatgttttttaagtacatcagaagcaggaagcctgctaaacaaccagtggggccccttgacgatgaaaatacaaaaggagtgcttaaagatgataaagtcattgcggagaaactaaatggattctttgcttcagtcttcacggctgaggatgttagggagattcccaaacctgagctggcttttgtaggtgacaaatctgaggaactgtcacagattgaagtgtcactagaggaggttttggaattaattgataaactcaacattaacaagtcaccgggaccagatggcattcacccaagagttctgaaagaactcaaatgtgaagttgtggaactattaactaaggtttgtaacctgtcctttaaatcggcttcggtacccaatgactggaagttagctaatgtaacgccaatatttaaaaagggctctaggggtgatcatggaaattacagaccagtaagtctaacgtcggtaccggccaaattagttgaaacaatagtaaagaataaaattgtcagacacatagaaaaacataaactcttgagcaatagtcaacatggtttctgtaaagggaaatcgtgtcttactaatctattagagttctttgaaggggtcaacaaacatgtggacaagggggatccggtggacatagtgtacttagatttccagaaagcctttgacaaggtccctcaccaaaggctcttacgtaaatgaagctgtcatgggataaaaggaaaggtcctttcatggattgagaactggttaaaggacagggaacaaagggtaggaattaatggtaaattctcagaatggagaggggtaactagtggtgttccccaagggtcagtcctgggaccaatcctattcaatttattcataaatgatctggagaaaggggtaaacagtgaggtggcaaagtttgcagatgatactaaactactcaagatagttaagaccaattcagattgtgaagaacttcaaaaagatctcacaaaactaagtgatcgggcaacaaaatggcaaatgaaatttaatgtggataaatgtaaagtaatgcacattggaaaaaataaccccaactatacatacaacatgatgggggctaatttagctacaacgagtcaggaaaaagatcttggagttatcgtggatagttctctgaagatgtccacgcagtgtgcagaggcggtcaaaaaagcaaacaggatgttaggaatcattaaaaagggaatagagaataagactgagaatatattattgcccttatataaatccatggtacgcccacatctcgaatactgtgtacagatgtggtctcctcacctcaaaaaagatattctagcactagaaaaggttcagaaaagagcaactaaaatgattaggggtttagagagggtcccatatgaggaaagattaaagaggctaggactcttcagtttggaagagagaagactaaggggggacatgatagaggtatataaaatcatgagtgatgttgagaaagtggataaggaaaagttatttacttattcccataatacaagaactaggggtcaccaaatgaaattaataggcagcaggtttaaaacaaataaaaggaagttcttcttcacgcagcgcacagtcaacttgtggagcgccttacctgaggaggttgtgaaggctaggactataacaatgtttaaaaggggactggataaattcatggtggctaagtccataaatggctattagccaggatgggtaagaatggtgtccctagcctctgttcgtcagaggatggagatggatggcaggagagagatcacttgatcattgcctgttaggttcactccctcaggggcacctggcattggccactgtcggtagacagatactgggctagatggacctttggtctgacccggtacggctgttcttatgttcttatgttcagtgcGTCTCCAAGCCCTTCGAAGGCTGATGGGCCTAACTGAAAGCTAAACCCTTTGGCTAATAACCCTGTcactttttttcctccaaagaGCTGGTGAGTGGCCCTTGAGCACTGGAAACACTCCCTGCTGTGCGGATCTGAGCCCTGGTTTGATCTCTGTCTGTGCACAATAAATCAGCACCAAAACACACCAACGTAAAGAAAAGTTAGAAGTGACTCCTTTGGAGTCGATAGGGCTGATTCCCTCTCattcacactgatgtaaatcaggagtaactcattTGTACTGAATGGGGCTCATttccccctcactcaccccagGGTTTTACAATGGAGTATGTCTGGTCTAAGGAAGAGGAGATTCAGGTCCTTTGACTCCAGTCCCTGCTGAGGTGTGGCCCTTCTTTGTGGTCCTGGGCCCTTCAACCCCAGAATCCCCTGGGGCATGGCCCTTCTCTATGAGGTGCTCTGCCCTTCAGCCCCCCCGCACTAATCACAGCGTCTCCTACCTCATTTCACTATTCCTCTGCCCCTCCCGTAAACTCCCCATCTGGTGAATCTCAAGGAGCACCCACTGATATCAGAGTGCCTGCTGTACCGCATCAAGGACTGCATGACTAGATACCAGGAACGGGACATGCTGGGGTACGATGGGTGGGGGTGTCCAGTGCCCTGGGTCTGACTGGGGCCAGCAACAGATGCTGCATTACCCACAGCCTGGAACAATACGGGTAGAATGGGGAGATCTGTCCCCAGTGCAGCAGCTGCCGcattgtctgcctgagtctgaagAGGGTCTGAGACAATGGCTCTGGGAGAAGGGAACTGCCCCAGGCATCTCCATGGCATTTGAATTCCCAGCACCAGTGCTCTGGAGCACTCCAACAACTCCACCAATGCAGGGGGCTCTCTgagcaggagaggggaagagcaCAGCAGTCCTGACCGCCTCACCCGAGCAGACACATCCTGGCTGGGGAGGTAAGGATTGTGGGGACCATGACTGCCCTCTGCCTGTCTGTGGGCACCTAGCTGATCTCGAGGGGTTGGGGGACAGTCACCTGCTCCTCTTCTGGGACAGAGCAGAGTCCCATGCCATTGTCCCAGCCTTTCTGTGAAGCCCTCTCCACCTCCATACATGGCCCTGGAGTGTctgaatccagccctgggagtcagCAGAGCTTTATGGGAGTAAATGTGCCTCTTTCCACAGGCTCCTGGGAACAGCCCAGCTCAGAGCTGTGACTCTTGGAGGGACCACCACCAGCTGCTGAAAATAGAGGGACAGGGACCCCCCGCCCAGTGGACAATTCTGCACTGATCTCCATTTCAGGGAGGTTCCCTGTGACTTAATGGCTGGTTGGAGACCTGCACCATGGCAGTTTAATTCATTCTCTGATCTAATGTAACCACGAAGGCTCTTGTGATCCATGCCAATGTCTCACCCCGCTGACCTTTTTGTCTCAGCAATACCTTGTGGAAGTGAGTTCCCCAGGTTAGCTGTGTGCTGGTTGGCAGTGGGCAGAGGCCACCCTGGAAATACTGTTCAGAAAAGGGGCTTGGCCAGGAAGAGGAAGGAgtagagtggggaaggaaggaagtggtGGCCAGGGCTTGCCaatggggagaaggaggagagaatGGGCAGGTGTTTGGAGTCAGGGGTGAGTGGCTGTTCCCTGGAGCTGGGACCATGTCAGGGTAGTGGGGCTAAGCAAAGGAGAGAACTGGTGGGCAGAGGGGTTAAGCAGGGATCTCTGAGGAAGCTGAGTCAGGAACTCTGGGTGAGAATTGACTCGGCCATGGGAGGGGGAATCTCAAAGAACAGTGGCTGGCagggtctgtggggggggggtttgagaGGGGTGGGAGAAGATTAAGGGCTGTGGGTGTTTGCTTGGGGGTCTGGGTTaggtgagggagagggagagaaacactCAGAGTCTAGGGTAAGATGGGTTAAGTGCGTGAATCATGGATCATCTCTAAATAAACGTTTCTTTATAAAATTTTCATCCAGTCTCAATTATTATCCCCCAGATTTTggtaaagtgaggcacagagagttgagGTAACATAGCTGCATAGCTGGGCTTCCATCACAGGAGTTCTTCGCATCTCGACCTTCTTTCTCTAGACACCAGGCTGTCCTAGTTATCATTACAGGCTGGGATTCTCAAGGGTGTCTAAGGGATTTACGAGCCCAAGATGTACACGCCTTACAGCCATAGGCTCCTTTGCAAATCCCAGGCACCATTTTCAGCAATTCAGGGGAAGCCCAGGCCTTGGAAGTTAACGAGAGACACAGGGCCAGGATTACAAAGGGGTCTAGGGACCTAAAGGAGGAGATAGCTGCCTATTGGGATTTACAATAGCATCTAAGCAGGTTAAGCTCCTCACTCCCACTGAATAACCATGGGACTTATTCCCCTAGCTCATTTAGGAGCATTGATAAATCCCCGTAGGTGCCTGTCTTCATCTTTGTGATCCTGGCCCACAGGTAACACAGAAGCTGGGCTGGAATCAGGGAATGCTGGGGGAGATCATAGCCCTGTGCTATGTTAGGGGCAGACTAGAGGATCAGAATGGTTCTTTTGGCTTTATCACCTAGTCACCTATGCACTTGCCTGTgggcctgtgctgctgagctgtgCAGGGCTCCAGAGAGTGAGTCCCGCTAGCCCTTAGAAAATAGACATGAATAAATCACCTTCCCGCAGCATCTGTTCTTTAATGCCGATGATGCTCAGCGCCAGCtacacacagctcatctgcagaGCCAAGAGGTTTGAGTCAAGTTCTGGCTGAGCAGTCTCAAAATGAAGGGGGAAAGAAATCTCAGATGCCTGTGCCTTTAGCTTCTAGATTCTGGTAGATATTGACCAAAGAATCCTGGTGCTGGATGGCTGAATGGATCATACGTTGGGAAAAAAATCTACACAGATCAGCACAGTAAGTTTTCTATGTCAATTAAATATGTTGGGGGATCAACATAGAAGGGAAAATTAAGATGATAAATATGAATTACAATATGAACTTGTTAAGACTTTTACTCTCAATTTAATCAAATACCTACTGCTGATTGGAATTTTTCCATCCTtcaggaaaattttgacttttaacTGAAAACCTCAAATccatttttgtttcaatttttggcaaatgaaaactttttgctgaaaactggattatttttattacaaaaccaaaaatgtttgggttttgagTTTTCAATTTCTTTAAAAACCCGATTGCAAAATGTTTGGAGAAAAGCAGACAGATTCTGAGATTTGTTGTTGTTTAGCTGAAAACCCGCTTTCCATTAGAAAGAACACAGTTGAAAATTTCCTACCTGCCTTAAACTTCAAATAAATTGGGGAACATTAATATTGCCTGATAAAACCTTAATTTCAAACCATTTATTCTACTGCATCTATGTGATTTCTCTTCCAAAGGGATAGTTGTCCTAGTAGACAGAGCagagaaaaggagggagggaggggaaacagaggcagaaaggggggaaatgactggcctaaggtcacacagcaggtcactggcagagacAAGAGTAGAGCCCGTGTCCTGACAACTCCTGCACTGCACAGCGCAGAGTAAATGATACAACATAGTGGTGACAGAGGGCTGCTGCTAGTCCATTGTTACACACAGGCCGAAGTGCAGCTAGGAGTTGGTGCTATAAATCAGTTTGGAAGCAGAAAGCAGGCCGTCTAGGCATAGAGCTTCGGGTAGAAAAATCACAGATGAGCTGCTACTTATGATGCTGGGTGAGTCTACATGAGAATCAGGCTGTGTTGCCATTTTAGTCTATCCATTTCATGGCCAACCTGTGAGCTTGGTGATGGTTGCAGCAGAGGGATCTTCTTTAGAAGAATTGTTGGGTTTGGATTGTACTCTGTTCCATCCTTCATAAAGCATGTTCATAGGCCACAacttgggccaaatcctcaaaAGAGGTAAAGTAAcgaagctccattgactttaaatgaACCGACCCAATTTACACTAATGTGATAACGTGACTGATTGATTGTCAGAGGTGAGGAGCACTAACAATACCTCATCATTGCAAGTGACGAGTGCTGTGCACCTTTGACATTCATATAATGAGATATTACATGAAAGGGAATCAGGGCCATTCCCCCTGTCACTCTAACTCTGATCATTGTCCTTCTCATTCCCCCTACAGCCATCACATGATGtactgaggaagaaaatgtccaaccaaaccgCCATGACCgaattccttctcctgggattctctgatgttcgggagctgcagattttatactttgtggtgtttctagtgcTTTACCTCGCATCCCTACTGGGGAAccttctcatcatcacagccaTAGCCCTCAAACACCAACTTCAcccccccatgtacttcttcctgatgaatctgtccatcctagacctcggatccatctctgtcaccatccccaaatccatggccaactccCTCATGAACACAAGATTGATTTCTTACTCTGGATGTGTTGCCCAAGTCTTTCTTGTCTTCTTCTTCGCTTCAGCAGATTTTGCCATACTGACCATCATGGCGTATGaccgatatgtcgccatctgccaaccactgcgcTATGAGACagtgatgaacaggagagcttgtaTCCAAATGGCAGCCAGGGCCTGGATCAGTGTTATTCTCTACTCTGCAGTGCACACTGGAAACACATTTGCAATATCTttctgtggaggcaacatggtggATCAATTCTTCTGTGAAGTCCCCCAGCTTCTCAAGCTTGCTTGCTCTAACTCAGACCTCAGTGAAGTTGGGTTTCTCATCTTTAGTGTGTGCTTAGCCTCAAGCTGCTTTATTTTCATAATTGTGTCATATATTCAGATCTTCACCACAGTgttgagaatcccctctgagcagggccggcataaagccttctccacctgcctccctcacctcattgtggtctccTTGTTTATTTGCACTGGGACCTTTGCCTActtgaaacccacctccagctcaacCTCAGGTCTGGATCTCatggtggctgttctctattctgtGTTGCCACCAATGACGAATCCGATCATCTACAGCATAAGAAACAAAGAGCTCAAAGGTGCACTGAGTAAACTGGTAGGTTGGAGGTCTCTAAGAATAAAATGTCCATATTTCTCCGTCAGTAACAATTTCATTCTGTGTTTctttatataatcagctgatgaCATTATTGCCTCCCTGAGAAAATACTGTTCAATCTGTTTATGCAGAATTGGGTATTTACACTAGGAAAAATCCAGACAAACATGACTCAAGAAAAAAGTAGTTATTAcagttttacaccaatgtaaataagATCGGAATCTATCTTCATATACTGCTATCCACCACCAtactatctgagcaccttaccCATAAAATCAGTAGCCATAGCAAAGTACATAGTGAGGTCTCAGGCTTTTCTTATTTTGGGGGGATAATCTCTGATTGAGGTATCAATCCAATTgttctttgtgttttttgtttacttgtttgtcagatttttttttttgttgcttaacttgttggctggtttggtttgtttctttggaGGTGggaaagcctggggaggtggtgaGTGTTTGGTTACACAGGATTTTCGATATTTGCTCTCTCTTGGAAGTGCCATAATGTCATCTCTCTGATGGGGTTTTCTTAGCGAGATGAAGATTTGCTCCCCACAGTGACAACCTCATTAATCATAATGATCGATTTTTATTTGATTGTGAATTATGTTAACTAGCTAGCTAGATAATGAATAATCTATGGAGATTATTGTGCAAATTATTGTGCTTCTTTTCCTGTTAATGGCTGTCTATGTCCAGAACATGATTTTCTTATAAATACTCCTTATTAAACAAAGCGTTTTATGGCTATATCTTACTCTCTCATTTACAAACAGTTCATCCTAAAATACTTGGTGTTTGAACTTTGAGCTGTTTTGACAGGATACATTTTTAACATGCTCTCTTTCATTTCTCTGAACAAATGGAAGTATCACACTCGGGATCCTTAAAAACCAAGGAGGCAATCCTCAGCTAgtttaaattgtcatagctccattgaagtcaatagatctCGGAGACTTTTCACcacttgaggatctgctccaaacACTCATGATTATGAATTTCAAACTCACTCCCCTTGAATACTCTGTACACAGGCCCTGATTCCACAGCCACTTCAGCACATTCTTTACTTTAATTGTAGGTTTAAAGGGAAACTCATGCTTAATTTTCTGTTGGAATGATGTTGACCAACGTGGTGTGCAGTTAGAAGACCAGTTTCTCCCCTAGCTTCCATGCAAGTGCCATTGCGTGCACTGACCAAACCCCCATCCCATTTCCCTAAATGTCACTGTTTCCATAAATGTTCCTGTCTGCATGGCTGGAATGTTCAGCTGAATCACATTCCCCGAAAAAGCAAAATTATTATTCATACAAAAAGATTTGGCTGTATTCATTCTGTTTTGCCAGTGATATAGAGTAGGAGCTCACTTCATCGTCCGGCAGAGATAAATCACAGGGTAGCTCACAAGTAGAGCTGGATGGAAAATTTCTGATTGAAACAGAGTTTTGTCCAAAAATGCTGATTCATAGAGCCCAAAATGATTCGCAGAAACATCTCAGGTTTGATGAACTTTCAGGGAAGCAAGGGCAGATTGGCAATGGATTGCCTAACTGCCAAGCTGAGCTGCTAAGGAGCAGGAAGTTTGAAGACCTTGGTATGGGATCCCAGAGGCCGTGGCTCTAGGGCAATCTCAGCATGCAGACGA
The sequence above is a segment of the Mauremys mutica isolate MM-2020 ecotype Southern chromosome 12, ASM2049712v1, whole genome shotgun sequence genome. Coding sequences within it:
- the LOC123346169 gene encoding olfactory receptor 14A16-like, encoding MSNQTAMTEFLLLGFSDVRELQILYFVVFLVLYLASLLGNLLIITAIALKHQLHPPMYFFLMNLSILDLGSISVTIPKSMANSLMNTRLISYSGCVAQVFLVFFFASADFAILTIMAYDRYVAICQPLRYETVMNRRACIQMAARAWISVILYSAVHTGNTFAISFCGGNMVDQFFCEVPQLLKLACSNSDLSEVGFLIFSVCLASSCFIFIIVSYIQIFTTVLRIPSEQGRHKAFSTCLPHLIVVSLFICTGTFAYLKPTSSSTSGLDLMVAVLYSVLPPMTNPIIYSIRNKELKGALSKLVGWRSLRIKCPYFSVSNNFILCFFI